In Bacillus toyonensis BCT-7112, a single window of DNA contains:
- a CDS encoding winged helix-turn-helix transcriptional regulator: MEHNSCLCPKFESAFTLLSKKWTGLIIKSLLEEPKRFREIADIIPNMSDRMLSERLKELESEGIVVRNVYPEVPVRIEYGLTDKGKALESVMDEVQNWAEKWMK; the protein is encoded by the coding sequence GAGCATAATTCTTGTTTATGTCCAAAGTTTGAGTCAGCTTTTACTTTGCTTAGTAAAAAATGGACTGGCTTAATCATTAAATCTTTGCTAGAAGAGCCGAAACGCTTTAGAGAAATCGCAGATATTATACCGAATATGAGCGATCGTATGTTGTCAGAGCGTTTAAAGGAATTGGAAAGCGAAGGCATTGTAGTTCGTAATGTTTATCCAGAAGTACCAGTTCGAATCGAGTATGGCTTAACTGACAAAGGAAAAGCGTTAGAAAGTGTTATGGATGAAGTCCAAAATTGGGCTGAGAAATGGATGAAATAG
- a CDS encoding NlpC/P60 family protein yields the protein MFYKNVTLAKKIPNYGINFIGYIRKKEKESGVKNKMKKLKMASCALVAGLMFSGLTPNAFAEDNISDVKSQINTQNDTLHKQQQERDELQKQMNELNKTIQGLDKSVQENSSKLDETTKKVADTEQLIEKKNKDIAELQTKIAKREDLLRKRLVALQEQPNTNVVTEVLVNSKNVADLVDRLTSVSKILESDEDIMKTQQEDQANVKKDVATVKEKQKELKEAQAQIETAKKELDAEKAKKETAVNDLSGKMDTVVTTMTSTESQLKELEKQALQLQRMAEEEAQAKAAQEAAAQKQAEQAAKEVQAPAQQVAPANNGGQAQKEEPKQEAPKQETPKKEEKKPEPTPGPAPAPGVIGKAQQYLGMPYVWGSASPSKGGFDCSGFISYIFGVGRQDVNGYWNSVSKVSSPQPGDLVFFQGTYKAGPSHIGIYVGNGKMIHASDKGIAYGDINSSYNQKHFLGYGRF from the coding sequence TTGTTTTACAAAAACGTAACATTGGCAAAAAAAATCCCGAATTATGGTATAAATTTTATAGGTTATATACGGAAAAAAGAAAAAGAAAGCGGTGTAAAAAATAAAATGAAAAAGCTAAAAATGGCGTCTTGCGCATTAGTTGCAGGGTTAATGTTTTCAGGATTAACACCAAATGCATTTGCAGAAGATAATATTTCTGACGTGAAATCACAAATTAATACACAAAATGACACTTTACATAAACAACAACAAGAACGTGATGAATTACAAAAACAAATGAACGAATTAAATAAAACAATTCAAGGTTTAGATAAGTCTGTTCAAGAAAATTCTTCAAAGCTTGATGAAACAACGAAAAAAGTTGCTGATACTGAGCAATTAATCGAAAAGAAAAATAAAGACATTGCGGAACTACAAACGAAAATCGCAAAACGTGAAGACTTATTAAGAAAACGTTTAGTTGCGCTTCAAGAACAGCCGAATACGAACGTTGTAACAGAAGTTCTTGTAAACTCTAAAAACGTTGCAGATTTAGTTGATCGTTTAACTTCTGTTTCTAAAATTCTTGAGTCTGACGAAGATATCATGAAAACACAACAAGAAGATCAAGCGAACGTGAAAAAGGATGTTGCAACAGTAAAAGAAAAACAAAAAGAATTAAAAGAAGCACAAGCTCAAATTGAAACTGCTAAGAAAGAACTTGACGCTGAAAAAGCGAAAAAAGAAACAGCAGTAAATGATTTAAGTGGTAAAATGGATACAGTTGTAACTACGATGACAAGTACGGAAAGCCAATTGAAAGAGCTTGAAAAACAAGCACTACAATTACAACGTATGGCTGAAGAGGAAGCACAAGCAAAAGCTGCACAAGAAGCTGCTGCTCAAAAACAAGCAGAACAAGCTGCTAAAGAAGTGCAAGCGCCTGCTCAACAAGTTGCACCAGCGAACAACGGTGGACAAGCTCAAAAAGAAGAGCCTAAACAAGAAGCACCTAAACAAGAAACACCTAAAAAAGAAGAGAAAAAACCAGAACCGACACCAGGCCCAGCTCCGGCTCCTGGCGTAATTGGTAAAGCGCAACAATACTTAGGTATGCCATATGTTTGGGGAAGTGCATCTCCATCAAAAGGTGGTTTTGATTGTAGTGGATTCATTTCTTACATCTTTGGTGTAGGTCGTCAAGACGTTAACGGTTACTGGAACTCAGTTTCTAAAGTAAGTAGCCCACAACCTGGAGATTTAGTATTCTTCCAAGGTACTTATAAAGCAGGTCCATCTCACATCGGTATTTACGTTGGTAATGGCAAAATGATTCATGCTAGTGATAAAGGAATTGCGTACGGTGATATTAACAGTTCATACAACCAAAAACATTTCTTAGGATACGGTCGATTCTAG
- the cspC gene encoding cold shock protein CspC, translated as MQGKVKWFNAEKGFGFIEREDGEDVFVHFSAIQQDGYKSLEEGQQVKFDIVDGARGPQAANVVKL; from the coding sequence ATGCAAGGAAAAGTGAAATGGTTCAATGCAGAAAAGGGATTTGGGTTTATTGAGCGTGAAGATGGTGAGGATGTGTTTGTTCATTTTTCTGCTATTCAACAAGATGGGTATAAGTCATTAGAAGAAGGGCAACAAGTGAAGTTTGATATTGTAGATGGAGCACGTGGACCACAAGCAGCTAATGTTGTGAAACTGTAG
- the hpf gene encoding ribosome hibernation-promoting factor, HPF/YfiA family gives MKFNIRGENIEVTPALKEYVEKKLSKLERYFDTFPEIKVNLKVYSDKQRVEVTIPFTDLLLRAEETNSDMYAAIDLVVDKIERQIRKHKTKVNRKLREKGSVKTNFILPEAVAVLDEVEEDELELVRTKRFDLKPMDVEEAILQMDMLGHNFFVFTNADTNETNVVYGRKDGKYGLIETK, from the coding sequence ATGAAATTCAACATTCGTGGTGAAAATATTGAAGTAACTCCAGCATTAAAGGAATATGTAGAGAAAAAACTAAGTAAGTTAGAACGTTATTTTGATACATTCCCAGAGATTAAAGTTAATTTAAAAGTATACTCTGACAAGCAACGTGTCGAGGTAACAATTCCGTTTACTGATTTATTACTTCGTGCAGAAGAAACTAATAGCGATATGTACGCTGCTATCGATTTAGTAGTTGATAAAATTGAGCGACAAATTCGTAAACATAAAACAAAAGTAAATCGTAAGTTACGTGAGAAAGGTTCTGTGAAAACTAACTTTATTCTTCCAGAAGCAGTAGCTGTTCTGGATGAGGTAGAAGAGGATGAATTAGAACTTGTACGTACAAAACGATTCGATTTAAAACCGATGGACGTTGAAGAAGCGATCTTGCAAATGGATATGCTAGGGCATAATTTCTTCGTCTTCACAAATGCTGATACAAATGAAACTAATGTTGTATATGGCCGTAAAGACGGAAAATATGGTTTAATCGAAACTAAATAA
- the comFA gene encoding ATP-dependent helicase ComFA, with amino-acid sequence MLSGKQLLLEELSTDVRDNLDDLKKKGEVVCVQGVKNKASTYMCQRCGNIAQRLFSSFLCKRCSKFCTYCRKCITMGRVSECAVLVRGIAEKKGEMDVNPLQWKGNLSTGQELAVQGVMEAVKQKESFFIWAVCGAGKTEMLFYGIAEALQKGERVCIATPRTDVVLELAPRLKEVFPNINVAALYGGSLDREKDAALVVATTHQLLRYYRAFHVMIVDEIDAFPYHADQMLQYAVKQAMKEKAACIYLTATPDEEWKRNLRKGKQKGIVVSGRYHRHPLPVPKFCWCGNWKKSLINKRIPQVLLQWLKVYLNKKHPIFLFVPHVRYIEKMSRLLKLLDDRVAGVHAEDPMRKEKVAAFRKGEIPLLVTTTILERGVTVKNLQVAVLGTEEEIFSESALVQIAGRVGRSFEEPYGEVIYFHYGKTEAMVRAKKHIRSMNKNAKEQGLID; translated from the coding sequence ATGTTATCTGGGAAACAGTTATTATTAGAAGAACTCTCTACAGACGTACGGGATAATTTAGATGATTTGAAGAAGAAGGGAGAGGTCGTATGTGTACAAGGTGTAAAAAATAAGGCTTCTACATATATGTGTCAGCGTTGCGGAAATATAGCACAAAGACTCTTTTCATCATTTTTGTGTAAAAGGTGTAGTAAATTCTGCACATATTGCCGGAAGTGCATAACGATGGGGAGAGTTAGTGAATGTGCTGTACTTGTTCGTGGAATTGCTGAAAAAAAGGGAGAAATGGATGTAAACCCGTTACAGTGGAAAGGAAATTTATCTACTGGCCAGGAGTTGGCTGTGCAAGGTGTTATGGAGGCTGTTAAACAGAAAGAATCGTTTTTTATTTGGGCTGTGTGCGGCGCTGGAAAAACAGAAATGTTGTTTTATGGTATTGCAGAGGCACTTCAAAAAGGAGAAAGAGTTTGTATCGCAACGCCGAGAACGGATGTTGTACTTGAATTAGCACCGAGATTGAAAGAAGTATTTCCGAATATAAATGTAGCTGCTTTATACGGTGGGAGTTTAGATCGGGAAAAAGATGCAGCGTTAGTCGTTGCGACCACCCATCAGCTATTGCGTTATTATAGAGCGTTTCATGTCATGATTGTAGATGAAATAGATGCCTTTCCATACCATGCAGATCAAATGTTGCAGTATGCGGTAAAACAAGCGATGAAAGAGAAGGCGGCATGTATTTATTTAACTGCAACTCCAGATGAAGAGTGGAAGCGTAACCTTAGAAAGGGGAAACAAAAAGGTATCGTTGTTTCTGGACGGTATCACCGTCATCCGTTGCCAGTCCCCAAATTTTGCTGGTGCGGAAACTGGAAGAAAAGCCTCATTAATAAAAGAATTCCTCAAGTTTTACTACAATGGTTAAAAGTATACTTAAATAAAAAGCACCCCATTTTTTTATTTGTTCCCCATGTGCGATATATAGAAAAAATGAGTCGGTTATTGAAGCTGTTAGACGATAGAGTTGCCGGTGTGCATGCAGAAGATCCAATGAGAAAAGAAAAAGTTGCAGCTTTCAGAAAGGGAGAAATTCCTTTATTAGTTACAACGACGATTTTGGAGAGAGGAGTAACGGTGAAAAATTTGCAAGTTGCGGTTTTAGGGACAGAAGAAGAAATATTTTCAGAAAGTGCACTCGTACAAATTGCAGGCCGGGTAGGTCGTAGTTTTGAAGAGCCGTATGGAGAGGTCATTTATTTTCATTATGGTAAGACAGAGGCGATGGTGCGCGCGAAAAAACACATTCGAAGTATGAACAAAAATGCGAAAGAACAAGGGTTGATCGATTAA
- a CDS encoding ComF family protein yields the protein MHCLLCHEDISYAISWYNFFVKAHKKYICDRCEQKISYIIGEICRECGRSLDSLPAEYKEGDICKDCVRWMNLESYRPLKNRSLYMYDNEMKGILAQFKFRGDAELIRIFHRPFRSLFQQYFANVSTVIAVPLSKEREYERGFNQAELLAACLPVGLSYPSLRRRETEKQSKKTRKERMLGSNPFYFQGEEMFHGQHILLVDDVYTTGITVRQIGSILYDRGANEVSSLTLCRS from the coding sequence ATGCATTGCTTACTTTGTCATGAGGATATTTCATACGCGATTAGTTGGTACAATTTTTTTGTTAAGGCTCACAAAAAGTATATATGTGATAGATGTGAGCAAAAGATTTCCTATATTATAGGAGAGATTTGTAGAGAGTGCGGACGGTCTTTAGATTCATTGCCAGCTGAATATAAAGAAGGTGACATTTGCAAGGATTGTGTACGATGGATGAATTTGGAGAGTTATCGACCTTTAAAAAATCGTTCATTATACATGTACGATAATGAGATGAAAGGAATACTAGCGCAGTTTAAGTTTCGTGGTGATGCTGAGTTAATTCGTATTTTTCATCGCCCTTTTCGAAGTTTATTTCAACAGTATTTTGCTAACGTTTCAACCGTTATCGCTGTTCCGCTTAGTAAGGAAAGGGAATATGAACGTGGCTTTAATCAAGCTGAGCTATTAGCAGCTTGTTTGCCTGTAGGTCTTTCTTATCCGTCATTAAGAAGAAGGGAAACAGAAAAACAAAGTAAGAAGACGCGCAAAGAAAGGATGTTGGGAAGCAATCCTTTTTATTTTCAGGGTGAAGAGATGTTTCACGGACAACATATTTTACTCGTTGATGATGTGTATACGACAGGTATTACAGTTAGACAAATTGGCAGTATTTTATACGATAGAGGGGCAAATGAAGTTTCTAGTTTGACGCTCTGTAGAAGTTAA